A single window of Ignavibacteriota bacterium DNA harbors:
- a CDS encoding citramalate synthase, translating into MKIELFDTTLRDGTQGEKINLSLQDKLLITQKLDSFGIDIIEGGWPGSNPKDEEYFRLVRNLDLSHSKICAFGSTARYPDKIKEDHNLQLLLKAESPYISIFGKTWRFHSEVSLGLTDSQNEELIFNSVEYLGTEGRQVIFDAEHFFDGYKDDRSFAFKMIKAAENAGAKVLVLCDTNGGTLPNEIFDIVTDVKNNFNIPIGIHAHNDGDLGVANTLMAVRAGAVHVQGTMNGVGERCGNANLSSIIPNLKFKMNKEFSGSLDVSKLTSMSHFISEIMNIEPNTRAAFVGNSAFAHKGGIHVSSVLKDSRMYEHLSPSAVGNKQRVVVSDLAGQSNIRYKAKEFGINLPEEKEFSKNFVNYLKTMEFDGYQFDGAEGTFELLLRAELKEYKPFFSVKYAKVNVLQDQNNIHYSEAVLKVEVNGEIEHTAADGNGPVNALDSAIRKALTRFFPEIAQIKLVDYKVRVLGDKNGTKAKVRVLIESSDGELTWSTVGLSENIIEASIMALTDAMNYKLFKLSTEQKELTV; encoded by the coding sequence ATGAAAATAGAATTATTTGACACAACTTTGCGGGATGGAACTCAAGGTGAAAAAATTAACCTTTCGCTTCAGGACAAACTTTTAATTACTCAAAAATTGGATTCATTCGGCATTGATATTATTGAGGGCGGATGGCCTGGCAGTAATCCAAAGGATGAAGAATATTTTCGTTTGGTGAGAAATTTGGATTTATCCCATTCAAAAATTTGTGCATTTGGTTCAACCGCAAGATATCCTGATAAAATTAAGGAAGATCACAATCTACAATTATTGTTAAAAGCTGAATCACCTTATATTTCAATATTTGGAAAAACATGGCGCTTTCATTCCGAGGTTAGTTTGGGTTTAACTGATTCACAAAATGAAGAATTGATTTTTAATTCTGTTGAATATTTAGGTACAGAAGGAAGGCAGGTAATTTTTGATGCCGAACATTTTTTTGACGGCTACAAAGATGATAGAAGCTTTGCTTTTAAAATGATAAAAGCAGCTGAAAATGCCGGCGCAAAAGTTTTAGTATTGTGCGATACCAACGGCGGTACATTGCCAAATGAAATTTTTGATATTGTAACCGATGTTAAAAATAATTTTAATATTCCAATTGGAATACACGCTCATAATGATGGTGATCTTGGCGTCGCAAATACTTTGATGGCCGTGAGAGCAGGCGCCGTGCACGTTCAAGGAACTATGAATGGTGTGGGTGAAAGATGCGGAAACGCAAATCTTTCAAGCATTATACCCAATTTAAAATTTAAGATGAACAAAGAATTTTCCGGTTCATTGGACGTTTCCAAGTTAACATCAATGTCGCATTTTATTTCAGAAATAATGAACATTGAACCAAACACTCGAGCTGCGTTTGTCGGAAATTCTGCATTTGCGCATAAAGGCGGAATACACGTAAGTTCAGTCTTGAAAGACAGTAGAATGTATGAGCATCTTAGTCCAAGCGCGGTTGGCAATAAACAAAGAGTAGTTGTTTCTGATCTTGCCGGACAAAGTAATATTAGATATAAAGCAAAAGAATTTGGCATTAACCTTCCTGAAGAAAAAGAATTCAGCAAAAATTTTGTTAATTATTTAAAAACTATGGAATTTGACGGATATCAGTTTGACGGAGCGGAAGGGACTTTTGAATTACTTTTAAGAGCCGAGTTAAAAGAATATAAACCGTTTTTCAGCGTTAAATATGCTAAGGTAAATGTTCTTCAAGATCAAAATAATATTCATTATTCCGAAGCAGTACTAAAAGTTGAAGTAAATGGAGAAATTGAACATACAGCGGCTGATGGTAACGGTCCGGTTAATGCTTTGGATAGTGCAATTAGAAAAGCTCTTACAAGATTTTTTCCGGAAATAGCGCAGATAAAATTGGTAGATTATAAAGTTAGAGTTCTTGGCGATAAGAATGGTACCAAAGCAAAAGTAAGAGTTTTAATAGAATCAAGTGACGGTGAATTGACATGGTCAACGGTTGGATTATCTGAAAATATTATTGAAGCAAGTATTATGGCATTAACAGATGCTATGAATTATAAACTGTTCAAATTAAGCACTGAACAAAAAGAGTTAACAGTTTAA
- a CDS encoding 3-isopropylmalate dehydratase, with protein sequence MDKKIKGRAFVLGDNIDTDQIIPAEHLVYSLTDEEESKKYGQFALSGVPINQAGLPDGGKPFIEGDNYLSEFNILIGGSNFGCGSSREHAPFALNMAGVKAIIAESYARIFYRNSVDGGFLVPLESPVKLNKEIETKDEIEIDLENYSLLNISKNKKYELKPLGSVLPIVEAGGIFEYARKNNMI encoded by the coding sequence ATGGATAAAAAAATTAAAGGCAGAGCATTTGTTTTAGGTGATAATATTGATACCGATCAAATAATTCCTGCGGAGCATTTGGTTTATAGTCTTACTGATGAAGAAGAATCAAAAAAATACGGACAATTTGCCTTATCCGGAGTTCCAATAAATCAAGCCGGATTACCAGACGGAGGAAAACCGTTTATTGAAGGCGACAATTATTTGTCTGAATTTAATATTCTGATTGGAGGATCTAATTTCGGCTGCGGATCATCACGTGAACACGCCCCGTTCGCGTTAAATATGGCCGGTGTAAAAGCGATAATTGCCGAATCCTATGCTAGAATTTTTTACAGAAATTCTGTTGATGGCGGATTTTTGGTCCCGCTTGAGTCTCCCGTAAAACTAAATAAGGAAATTGAAACTAAAGATGAGATTGAGATTGATCTTGAAAATTATTCTTTGTTAAATATTTCTAAAAATAAAAAATACGAATTAAAGCCTCTAGGAAGCGTTCTTCCAATTGTAGAAGCCGGCGGTATTTTTGAGTATGCAAGAAAAAATAATATGATATAA
- a CDS encoding 3-isopropylmalate dehydratase large subunit produces MGMTITEKILARSAGMRNVTPGESVWLNVDTLMTHDVCGPPTIGIWKEQFGEKAKIWDKDKLVIFPDHYIFTANKHANRNVEILRQFANDYQVDNYYDVGTERYKGVCHIALAEEGYNVPGKVLIGTDSHTCTSGAFGMFSTGVGNTDAAFILGTGKIWEKIPETMKFTFNGTLPKYLTAKDLILAILGDITTDGGTYRALEFDGEGVFSLEMNERMTLTNMAIEAGAMNGIIAADSVTEDYVKSKGVYEYEIFNSDADAKYFSKFTYDVNKMEPIVAKPHSPDNKDTVRNVQGTNLTKAYIGSCTGGKLTDFIFAAKIIFGNKVKVPTFIVPASTQVAKELEVESYNGISLKEIFQNAGCVIAQSSCAACLGGPDDTVGRSVDKDVVISTTNRNFPGRMGSKKSEVYLASPLTVAASAVTGVITDPRDFLI; encoded by the coding sequence ATGGGAATGACAATAACCGAAAAAATACTGGCAAGATCTGCCGGAATGAGAAATGTAACTCCGGGAGAAAGTGTTTGGCTAAACGTTGATACACTTATGACTCATGATGTATGCGGACCGCCAACGATTGGGATTTGGAAAGAACAGTTTGGTGAAAAAGCAAAAATTTGGGATAAAGATAAATTAGTGATTTTTCCGGATCATTATATTTTTACTGCCAACAAACACGCGAACAGAAATGTAGAAATTTTAAGACAGTTTGCCAATGACTATCAAGTTGATAATTATTATGACGTTGGAACCGAAAGATATAAAGGTGTTTGCCATATTGCGTTAGCCGAAGAAGGTTATAACGTACCCGGAAAAGTTTTAATTGGAACAGATTCTCATACTTGCACATCTGGCGCATTTGGAATGTTTTCTACCGGTGTTGGAAATACAGACGCGGCTTTTATTCTTGGTACAGGGAAAATTTGGGAAAAAATTCCTGAAACTATGAAATTTACTTTTAATGGAACTCTGCCAAAATATTTAACCGCAAAAGACTTGATATTAGCAATTCTTGGAGATATAACAACAGACGGTGGAACTTACAGAGCATTGGAGTTTGACGGCGAAGGTGTATTTTCTTTGGAAATGAATGAACGAATGACTCTTACAAATATGGCAATTGAAGCAGGAGCAATGAATGGTATTATAGCAGCAGATTCTGTAACCGAAGATTATGTAAAGTCCAAAGGTGTTTATGAATATGAAATTTTTAATTCTGACGCTGATGCAAAATATTTTAGCAAGTTTACGTATGATGTAAATAAAATGGAACCAATAGTTGCAAAACCGCATAGTCCGGATAATAAAGATACCGTTAGAAATGTTCAAGGAACAAATTTAACAAAAGCTTATATCGGCTCATGTACTGGCGGAAAACTAACTGATTTTATTTTTGCCGCAAAAATTATTTTTGGAAATAAAGTTAAAGTCCCAACTTTTATAGTGCCGGCTTCGACTCAAGTTGCAAAAGAATTGGAAGTAGAAAGCTATAATGGAATATCATTAAAAGAGATTTTCCAAAATGCTGGATGTGTAATTGCTCAAAGCTCTTGCGCTGCTTGTCTTGGCGGACCGGATGATACAGTAGGAAGAAGTGTTGACAAGGATGTTGTTATTTCAACAACGAATAGAAATTTCCCCGGAAGAATGGGAAGCAAAAAATCAGAAGTTTATCTTGCATCACCACTAACTGTTGCAGCTTCTGCTGTTACAGGTGTTATTACTGATCCGAGAGATTTCTTAATTTAA
- a CDS encoding 2-isopropylmalate synthase: MKEKIIIFDTTLRDGEQSPGASLNIYEKLEIAHQLAKLNVDVIEAGFPISSPAQFDAVHAISSEVERTIAGLARANEKDIESAFKALQPAKQKRIHTFTSTSDYHILGKFGHEKYGRSLEEKRKTILKMAYDSVAYAKSLCDDVEFSAEDAGRTEIGYLAEVIETAIAAGATTVNIPDTTGYTFPTEFGNKIKELKRRVGNIDKAIISVHCHNDLGLAVANSIASIENGARQIECTVNGIGERAGNASLEEIVMALKVRADLMNFDTEINTREIYNSSKLVSGFTGILVQRNKAIVGENAFAHESGIHQDGMLKNRETYEIMTPEIVGYPKTKIILGRHSGRHGLKARLKELGYEIEEEQLIQIYDEFTKLADKKKEVFDEDLRILMGDTVAHKDEQFTLDHLQITSGSNSIPNAVVRIKVDNEIIQESAIGDGPIDAVFNAIERALKIHPEVESYNVRSVTSGRQAMGEVLVRIRSNSKSYTGRGTSTDVIEASALAYLSALNKKNTSLKLEQNFNSQNEMTKAV; this comes from the coding sequence GTGAAAGAAAAAATTATAATATTTGATACAACATTAAGAGACGGCGAACAATCTCCGGGTGCATCGTTAAACATTTATGAAAAATTGGAAATTGCCCATCAACTTGCCAAATTAAATGTTGATGTTATTGAAGCGGGTTTTCCTATTTCTTCTCCTGCGCAATTTGACGCAGTTCACGCAATTTCATCAGAAGTTGAAAGAACAATTGCCGGGCTTGCAAGAGCAAATGAGAAAGATATTGAATCTGCTTTTAAAGCACTTCAACCCGCCAAACAAAAAAGAATTCATACTTTTACAAGTACATCTGATTATCATATTCTTGGAAAGTTCGGGCATGAAAAATATGGTCGTTCATTAGAAGAAAAACGTAAAACGATTTTAAAAATGGCATACGATTCAGTTGCATACGCAAAAAGTCTTTGTGACGACGTGGAATTTTCGGCGGAAGATGCTGGGCGTACGGAAATAGGTTATTTAGCTGAAGTAATTGAAACCGCAATAGCAGCGGGCGCAACAACAGTAAACATTCCTGATACTACAGGCTACACATTCCCAACCGAATTCGGCAATAAAATAAAAGAATTAAAACGTAGAGTCGGAAATATTGATAAAGCGATTATTAGCGTACATTGTCATAATGATCTTGGCTTAGCAGTAGCAAATTCAATTGCATCAATTGAAAATGGTGCGCGGCAAATTGAATGTACGGTTAATGGAATTGGTGAACGTGCCGGAAACGCATCTCTTGAAGAAATTGTGATGGCGTTAAAAGTTAGAGCTGATCTTATGAACTTTGATACTGAAATTAATACTCGAGAAATATATAACTCAAGTAAATTAGTTTCAGGGTTTACCGGCATTTTAGTTCAACGTAATAAAGCAATAGTCGGCGAAAATGCGTTCGCTCATGAATCTGGAATTCATCAGGACGGAATGCTGAAAAATAGAGAAACTTATGAAATTATGACCCCGGAAATAGTCGGCTATCCTAAAACAAAAATTATTTTAGGAAGACATTCAGGCAGACACGGATTAAAAGCAAGACTTAAAGAACTTGGTTATGAAATTGAAGAAGAACAGTTAATTCAAATTTATGATGAATTCACAAAACTTGCCGATAAAAAGAAAGAAGTATTCGATGAAGATCTTAGGATTTTAATGGGAGACACTGTTGCCCATAAAGACGAACAATTTACTTTGGATCATCTGCAAATAACTTCTGGATCAAATTCAATACCAAATGCTGTTGTAAGAATAAAAGTTGATAATGAAATTATTCAAGAATCGGCAATTGGCGACGGACCAATAGACGCTGTATTCAATGCTATTGAAAGAGCATTAAAAATTCACCCTGAAGTGGAATCATATAATGTTAGATCAGTTACTTCTGGCAGACAGGCAATGGGCGAAGTGTTAGTTAGAATTCGAAGCAATTCGAAATCCTATACCGGCAGAGGAACTTCTACCGACGTTATTGAAGCAAGCGCGCTTGCGTATCTTAGCGCGTTAAACAAAAAAAATACCTCATTAAAATTAGAACAGAATTTTAACTCACAAAATGAAATGACAAAAGCTGTATAA
- the leuB gene encoding 3-isopropylmalate dehydrogenase → MNYKIALLPGDGIGIEVTQAAIKVMEFVAEKFNVKLEFNEYAIGGNSYDKFGTPLTQETLDGCYSSDAVFLGAVGGLQWEKLPHHLKPEAALLKLRESLGLFANIRPAKIYPSMLDNSTLKKEVLEGTDFIVLRELTGGIYFGKPRGMDENKGWNTMVYTTEEVERIARKAFEIASKREKVVTSVDKANVLEVSQFWRNTVEKIHKEYPGIKLNHMYVDNAAMQIVRNPKQFDVILTSNIFGDILSDIAGMITGSLGMLPSASIGTKYSLYEPVHGSAPDIAGQNKANPIAAISSSAMLFDLSFGMTKAAEIIERAISLTLDEGFRTVDIASSDSKVVSTTEMTSLIINNIEKIFADESIGVFLL, encoded by the coding sequence ATGAATTATAAAATCGCACTTTTACCTGGCGACGGAATTGGAATAGAAGTTACACAAGCTGCTATAAAAGTAATGGAGTTTGTTGCTGAAAAATTCAACGTAAAATTAGAGTTCAACGAATATGCTATCGGTGGAAATTCTTATGATAAATTCGGAACGCCGTTAACACAAGAGACCTTAGATGGATGTTATAGTTCGGATGCAGTTTTCTTGGGTGCCGTTGGCGGTCTGCAATGGGAAAAACTTCCGCATCACTTGAAACCGGAAGCCGCTTTGCTAAAACTGAGAGAAAGTTTGGGGCTGTTCGCTAATATTCGTCCCGCAAAAATTTATCCCTCTATGCTGGATAATTCTACTTTAAAAAAAGAAGTACTTGAAGGTACTGATTTTATTGTGCTGCGCGAATTGACCGGCGGAATTTATTTCGGCAAACCGAGAGGTATGGATGAAAACAAAGGTTGGAACACGATGGTTTACACAACCGAAGAAGTTGAAAGAATTGCAAGAAAGGCATTTGAAATTGCTTCCAAAAGAGAAAAAGTTGTGACAAGTGTTGATAAAGCAAACGTTCTTGAAGTTTCGCAGTTTTGGCGAAACACGGTTGAAAAAATTCATAAAGAATATCCCGGAATAAAATTAAACCACATGTATGTGGATAACGCGGCAATGCAAATCGTTAGAAATCCCAAACAGTTTGACGTAATTCTCACATCAAATATTTTTGGTGATATTTTAAGTGATATTGCCGGAATGATAACCGGAAGTTTGGGAATGCTGCCATCGGCGAGTATTGGAACTAAATATTCATTATATGAACCTGTACACGGCAGCGCACCAGATATTGCCGGACAAAATAAAGCAAATCCTATAGCGGCAATTTCTTCTTCGGCAATGCTATTCGATCTTTCATTTGGAATGACAAAAGCCGCAGAAATTATAGAAAGAGCTATTTCATTAACATTGGATGAAGGTTTTAGAACCGTTGATATTGCTTCATCTGATAGTAAAGTTGTTTCAACAACAGAAATGACATCTTTAATTATAAATAATATTGAGAAAATTTTTGCAGATGAATCAATAGGAGTTTTTTTACTTTAA
- the ilvC gene encoding ketol-acid reductoisomerase — MKVYYDQDASLDLLKNKKIAVLGYGSQGHAHSLNLKDSGMNVCVGLKESSKNWKVAEEAGLKVYTVSDAVKNSNVIMILLPDQFQKEVYDAEIAPYLKEGDTLAFGHGFNIHYKQIVPPANVNVMMIAPKSPGHLVRRTFEQGNGVPCLIAVHQDYSGNTKDLALAWAKGIGGTKAGVIETNFKDETETDLFGEQAVLCGGSAELIKAGFEVLVDAGYPPELAYFECMHEMKLIVDLYYEGGLSRMNFSVSDTAEYGGMTRGPRLITEETKKEMKKILTEVQDGSFANEFISEIKNGSQNFGKLRSSNQQHGIEKVGGELRKMMSWLLRTNKK, encoded by the coding sequence ATGAAAGTTTATTATGATCAAGATGCATCATTAGATCTACTAAAAAATAAGAAAATTGCGGTTCTTGGATATGGAAGTCAAGGTCACGCACATTCGCTAAATCTTAAAGACAGCGGAATGAACGTGTGCGTTGGTTTAAAAGAATCAAGCAAAAATTGGAAAGTTGCGGAAGAAGCTGGACTTAAAGTCTATACTGTTTCTGATGCGGTAAAGAATTCAAATGTGATAATGATTCTTTTACCTGACCAATTTCAGAAAGAAGTTTATGATGCGGAAATAGCTCCTTACTTAAAAGAAGGAGATACATTAGCGTTCGGTCACGGTTTTAATATTCATTACAAACAAATTGTTCCTCCTGCAAATGTTAACGTTATGATGATTGCTCCTAAAAGTCCCGGACATTTGGTAAGAAGAACTTTTGAACAAGGCAATGGTGTACCATGCTTGATAGCAGTTCATCAAGATTATTCCGGCAACACAAAAGATTTGGCGTTAGCTTGGGCAAAAGGTATTGGCGGAACAAAAGCCGGTGTTATAGAAACGAATTTCAAAGATGAAACCGAAACAGATCTTTTTGGCGAACAAGCCGTATTATGCGGTGGTTCAGCGGAATTAATTAAAGCCGGATTTGAAGTTTTGGTTGACGCCGGATATCCACCTGAACTGGCATATTTTGAATGCATGCACGAGATGAAATTAATTGTTGATTTATATTATGAAGGCGGACTTTCCAGAATGAATTTCTCAGTAAGCGATACTGCAGAATACGGTGGAATGACTCGCGGACCAAGACTTATTACAGAAGAAACAAAAAAGGAAATGAAGAAAATATTAACCGAAGTTCAGGACGGAAGTTTTGCAAATGAATTTATTTCCGAAATTAAAAACGGTTCGCAAAATTTTGGAAAACTTCGTAGCTCAAACCAGCAGCACGGAATTGAAAAAGTTGGAGGTGAACTGAGGAAAATGATGTCTTGGCTTTTAAGAACAAATAAAAAATAA
- the ilvN gene encoding acetolactate synthase small subunit, producing MKRIISVLVENTFGAFDRVATMFSGKGFNIESISIGQTEIDEVSRMTIVTEGNDQILDQVVKQLNRLIDTIKVVDLSKEPKTVRELALLKVNLENNSIHEIKNLSDIFRGKVVDINNKSITLEITGPPEKIEAAVNVFLPFGIKEMARSGTIAMKRGEQIIPAQKKIKSK from the coding sequence ATGAAAAGAATAATTTCTGTATTAGTAGAAAATACTTTCGGCGCTTTTGATCGTGTAGCGACCATGTTCAGCGGAAAAGGATTTAATATTGAATCTATTTCAATTGGACAAACCGAGATAGACGAAGTATCTAGAATGACGATCGTTACAGAAGGGAATGATCAGATTTTAGACCAAGTTGTTAAACAGCTCAATAGATTAATTGATACAATTAAAGTGGTTGATTTAAGTAAAGAACCAAAAACAGTGCGTGAACTCGCTTTGTTAAAAGTTAATTTAGAAAACAATTCTATTCATGAAATTAAAAATTTAAGTGATATTTTCAGAGGAAAAGTTGTTGATATAAACAACAAAAGCATAACATTGGAAATTACCGGCCCGCCGGAAAAAATAGAAGCCGCGGTAAATGTTTTTCTACCGTTTGGCATTAAGGAAATGGCTAGATCAGGAACAATTGCCATGAAAAGAGGAGAACAAATAATTCCGGCACAAAAGAAAATTAAATCAAAATAG
- the ilvB gene encoding biosynthetic-type acetolactate synthase large subunit — protein MSTSKKMSGAEIFFEALKKENVEVIFGYPGGATLKIYEKLYDVDFLQHILVRHEQGATHMAKGYAMVTGKPGVVLVTSGPGATNTVTGIADAYMDSVPLVVFTGQVATHLIGNDAFQEADIVGITRPITKHNFLVRSVDELASTIQKAFFIASTGRPGPVLVDLPKNIIAMETEFVYPSKIDIRGYKPQYKGHINQIKKAAQIIQNAKKPLLYVGGGVIMSNGNKELQVLAKENNLPVTMTLQGLGAFPGTDPQSLGMLGMHGTFWANMAINECDVLVALGARFDDRVTGNIETFSKNSYKIHVDIDPTAIDKNVLVDLPIVGDVKHVIAEIAAEIEHKQDLTPWWNQINQWRTDCPLCYDKDDIKLRTEYVIERISEATKGDAIIVTDVGQHQMWVAQYYKFTNPRSHVTSGGLGTMGFSVPASIGAAFAGTNKTIISFSGDGGFQMNIQELITAVAHKLPIKFIIINNSFLGMVRQWQELYHAEKYSFTDLSKSNPDFTKVAEAFGVKSYSTDRMDEVDTLLEKVLNYNDGPTLIEFKVVKEDMVFPMVPAGGSVSDMILKRLNPKKMV, from the coding sequence ATGAGCACATCAAAAAAAATGTCAGGTGCTGAAATATTTTTTGAAGCATTAAAAAAAGAAAATGTAGAAGTTATTTTTGGCTATCCCGGTGGAGCAACACTTAAAATTTATGAAAAATTATACGATGTGGATTTCCTACAACATATTTTAGTTAGACACGAACAGGGTGCAACTCATATGGCTAAAGGTTATGCGATGGTAACAGGTAAGCCGGGCGTTGTTTTGGTTACTTCTGGGCCAGGCGCAACAAATACAGTTACCGGAATCGCTGATGCTTATATGGATTCTGTTCCATTGGTTGTTTTTACCGGACAAGTTGCAACTCACTTGATTGGAAACGATGCTTTTCAAGAAGCCGATATTGTCGGAATTACTCGTCCAATAACCAAACATAATTTTTTAGTCAGATCTGTTGATGAATTAGCTTCAACAATTCAAAAAGCATTTTTCATTGCTTCAACGGGAAGGCCTGGACCTGTTCTTGTTGACTTACCAAAAAATATTATTGCTATGGAAACGGAATTTGTTTACCCATCCAAAATTGATATTAGAGGATATAAGCCTCAGTATAAAGGGCATATCAACCAAATTAAAAAGGCTGCGCAAATTATACAAAATGCTAAAAAACCTTTGTTGTATGTCGGCGGCGGCGTTATAATGTCCAATGGAAATAAAGAACTTCAAGTTTTAGCCAAAGAAAATAATTTACCGGTTACCATGACTTTACAAGGATTAGGAGCTTTCCCCGGAACTGATCCGCAATCATTGGGAATGCTAGGAATGCATGGAACATTTTGGGCTAATATGGCAATTAACGAATGCGATGTATTAGTAGCATTGGGCGCTAGATTTGATGACCGGGTTACAGGTAATATTGAAACATTTTCAAAAAATTCATATAAAATTCACGTTGATATTGATCCAACAGCTATTGACAAAAATGTTTTGGTTGATCTGCCGATTGTTGGGGATGTAAAACATGTAATCGCTGAAATTGCGGCGGAGATTGAGCATAAACAGGATCTTACTCCATGGTGGAATCAAATTAATCAATGGAGAACTGATTGTCCTTTATGCTACGATAAAGATGATATAAAATTGCGCACCGAATATGTAATTGAAAGGATTTCCGAAGCTACTAAAGGAGACGCAATAATTGTTACCGATGTTGGTCAGCATCAAATGTGGGTTGCTCAATATTATAAATTTACAAATCCCAGATCTCACGTAACCAGCGGCGGATTAGGCACAATGGGATTTTCTGTTCCGGCTTCAATTGGCGCTGCATTTGCGGGAACAAATAAAACAATCATATCATTCAGCGGAGACGGCGGATTCCAGATGAATATCCAGGAGCTTATTACAGCCGTTGCGCATAAACTCCCGATAAAGTTTATAATTATTAACAATAGTTTCCTCGGAATGGTTAGGCAGTGGCAGGAGTTGTATCATGCGGAAAAATACAGCTTTACCGATTTAAGTAAGAGCAATCCTGATTTTACAAAAGTTGCTGAGGCATTTGGAGTTAAATCATATTCAACCGATAGAATGGATGAGGTGGATACATTACTTGAAAAAGTATTGAACTATAATGATGGTCCAACACTTATCGAATTCAAAGTCGTAAAGGAAGATATGGTATTTCCGATGGTTCCAGCCGGTGGTTCAGTTAGTGATATGATATTGAAAAGACTTAATCCTAAAAAAATGGTGTAA